A window of the Janthinobacterium agaricidamnosum NBRC 102515 = DSM 9628 genome harbors these coding sequences:
- a CDS encoding DUF2164 domain-containing protein, which produces MAIKLNQEVESRLLGSIQRYCASNMDEEVGELKAKLLLDFCLREIGPSIYNQAILDAQSAMQDKIAEIDTVCYETEFSYWNKK; this is translated from the coding sequence ATGGCAATCAAATTGAATCAAGAAGTGGAAAGCCGCTTGCTGGGCTCGATCCAACGCTACTGCGCGAGCAACATGGATGAAGAGGTGGGCGAACTGAAGGCCAAGTTGCTGCTCGACTTTTGCCTGCGCGAAATCGGCCCATCGATCTATAACCAGGCCATCCTCGACGCCCAGTCGGCGATGCAAGACAAGATCGCCGAAATCGACACGGTCTGCTATGAAACCGAATTCAGCTACTGGAACAAAAAATAA
- a CDS encoding ABC transporter ATP-binding protein, whose translation MSLSKLIASFVRQHWRAYAAAAVMLSGVAALTVWVPRKIGAMIDAMAAHRLGGNDLWQELASLLAIGVAIYFLRVGWRTTLYKAAYQLGVMLRTRFYQRLSLQGPAFYQGQRTGDLMALATNDIDAIEMAAGEAMLAGFDGMLTLVMVLGVMLLGVDWRLACIALLPFPLMGLAFWRISSHIHAASTDSLKRFGALNDHVQESLSGVRTLRALGLEQRSSQQFSELAGHAASASLTAQRWEAAYEPAVGLTLTAASALTLGLGGYLVWQHQLTIGALTSFSMYLGQLIWPMFAAGWVLSLIERGRAAWARLQPMLDAPLVIDDHGTLEQLIAGPLSMQRLCYAYPGQGADALHDITLTLQPGQTLGLVGATGSGKSTLLRVLLRQLTPHAGKVRWNGHPLDTYTLKALRAAISWVPQESFLFSATIASNIALARPDATQQEVEQAARLADIHDDILLFPDGYRTHVGERGITLSGGQRQRVAIARALLADNAMLLLDDALSAVDTGTETRILQHLDDLRRNRPERSAIIASHRLSAVLNADLILVLRDGRIAETGNHDSLMAQDGWYASQWRYQQLEASLDAL comes from the coding sequence ATGAGTTTATCGAAGCTAATCGCCAGCTTCGTGCGCCAGCACTGGCGCGCCTACGCGGCGGCGGCCGTCATGCTGAGCGGCGTCGCTGCACTGACCGTCTGGGTTCCCCGAAAAATCGGCGCGATGATCGACGCGATGGCCGCGCACCGCCTCGGCGGCAACGACCTGTGGCAGGAACTGGCGTCGCTGCTGGCCATCGGCGTGGCGATCTATTTCCTGCGGGTCGGCTGGCGCACCACGCTGTACAAGGCCGCCTACCAGCTCGGCGTGATGCTGCGCACCCGCTTTTACCAGCGCCTGTCGCTGCAAGGCCCGGCGTTTTACCAGGGCCAGCGCACCGGCGACCTGATGGCGCTGGCGACCAACGATATCGATGCGATTGAAATGGCGGCCGGCGAAGCGATGCTGGCCGGCTTCGACGGCATGCTGACGCTGGTGATGGTGCTTGGCGTCATGCTGCTCGGCGTCGACTGGCGCCTGGCCTGCATCGCGCTGCTGCCGTTTCCGTTGATGGGACTGGCGTTCTGGCGTATTTCCAGCCATATCCACGCCGCCTCGACCGATTCGCTGAAACGCTTCGGCGCGCTGAACGACCATGTGCAAGAGTCGCTGTCGGGCGTGCGCACGCTGCGCGCGCTGGGACTGGAACAGCGCAGCAGCCAGCAATTCTCGGAGCTGGCCGGCCACGCCGCCAGCGCCAGCCTGACGGCGCAGCGCTGGGAAGCCGCCTACGAACCGGCGGTCGGCCTGACGCTGACCGCCGCCAGCGCGCTGACGCTGGGCCTGGGCGGCTACCTGGTGTGGCAGCACCAGCTGACCATCGGCGCGCTGACCAGCTTTTCGATGTACCTGGGCCAGTTGATCTGGCCGATGTTCGCGGCCGGCTGGGTGCTGTCGCTGATCGAGCGGGGCCGCGCCGCGTGGGCCCGTTTGCAGCCGATGCTCGATGCGCCGCTGGTGATCGACGACCACGGCACGCTGGAACAATTGATAGCGGGCCCCTTGTCCATGCAGCGACTGTGTTATGCCTATCCGGGCCAGGGCGCCGACGCGCTGCACGACATCACGCTGACCTTGCAGCCGGGCCAGACGCTGGGACTGGTCGGCGCCACCGGCAGCGGCAAGTCGACCTTGCTGCGGGTGCTGCTGCGCCAGTTGACGCCGCACGCCGGCAAGGTGCGCTGGAACGGCCACCCGCTCGATACCTACACATTAAAGGCGCTGCGCGCGGCGATCAGCTGGGTGCCGCAGGAATCGTTCCTGTTCTCGGCCACCATCGCCAGCAACATCGCGCTGGCGCGGCCCGACGCGACGCAGCAGGAAGTCGAACAGGCGGCGCGCCTGGCCGATATCCACGACGATATCCTGCTGTTCCCCGACGGCTACCGGACCCACGTCGGCGAGCGCGGCATCACGCTGTCCGGCGGCCAGCGCCAGCGCGTCGCGATCGCCCGCGCGCTACTGGCCGATAACGCCATGCTGCTGCTCGACGACGCCTTGTCGGCGGTCGACACCGGCACCGAAACGCGAATCCTGCAGCACCTCGATGACTTGCGCCGGAACCGCCCGGAACGCAGCGCCATCATCGCCAGCCACCGCCTCAGCGCGGTGCTCAACGCCGACCTGATCCTGGTGCTGCGCGACGGCCGCATCGCCGAAACCGGCAACCACGACAGCCTGATGGCACAAGACGGCTGGTACGCCAGCCAATGGCGCTATCAACAATTGGAGGCCAGCCTCGATGCGCTCTGA
- a CDS encoding amidohydrolase family protein yields the protein MDLVIRNATLPDGRTAVDIAIDAGRIAGTGHRLPVQGATEIDAAGDLVAPPFVDAHFHMDATLSYGLPRVNQSGTLLEGIALWGELKPQLSQDALIERALQYCDWAVARGLLAIRSHVDICDDRLLAVEALLDVKRRVAPYLDLQLVAFPQDGLLRSPTALDNLKRAIGLGVDVVGGIPHFERTMADGAESVRILCEFAAERGLLVDMHCDESDDPLSRHIETLAFHSQRLGMQGRVTGSHLTSMHSMDNYYVSKLLPLIREAGVAAIANPLINITLQGRHDSYPKRRGMTRVPELLAAGIDVAFGHDCVMDPWYSLGSGDMLEVAHMGLHVAQMTGQEAMHACFLAVTETPARILGLQGYGLRPGCHADLVILDAGSTAEAIRLRAARRLVLRRGQVVSEAPRGTARLALPGRPGHVDFRLRR from the coding sequence ATGGATCTGGTCATCCGCAACGCCACCCTGCCTGACGGCCGCACGGCGGTCGATATCGCGATCGACGCCGGCCGCATCGCCGGCACCGGGCACAGGCTGCCGGTGCAGGGCGCAACCGAAATCGACGCCGCCGGCGACCTGGTCGCGCCGCCGTTCGTCGACGCCCATTTCCACATGGACGCGACGCTGAGCTACGGCTTGCCGCGCGTGAACCAATCCGGCACGCTGCTGGAAGGTATCGCGCTGTGGGGCGAGCTGAAACCGCAGCTGAGCCAGGACGCGCTGATCGAGCGCGCGCTGCAGTATTGCGACTGGGCGGTGGCGCGCGGCTTGCTGGCGATTCGCTCGCACGTCGATATTTGCGACGATCGCCTGCTGGCCGTCGAAGCGCTGCTGGACGTCAAGCGCCGGGTCGCGCCGTATCTCGACTTGCAACTGGTGGCGTTTCCGCAAGACGGCCTGTTGCGCAGCCCGACCGCGCTGGATAACCTGAAACGGGCGATCGGACTCGGCGTCGATGTGGTCGGCGGCATTCCGCACTTCGAACGGACCATGGCCGACGGCGCCGAATCGGTGCGCATCCTGTGCGAATTCGCGGCCGAGCGGGGCTTGCTGGTCGATATGCATTGCGACGAATCGGATGACCCGCTGTCGCGCCATATCGAGACGCTGGCCTTCCACAGCCAGCGTCTCGGCATGCAGGGCAGGGTGACCGGTTCGCACCTGACGTCGATGCATTCGATGGACAATTATTACGTCAGCAAATTGCTGCCGCTGATACGCGAGGCGGGCGTGGCGGCGATCGCCAACCCGCTGATCAACATCACGCTGCAAGGCCGCCACGACAGCTATCCGAAACGGCGCGGCATGACCCGCGTGCCGGAACTGCTGGCGGCCGGCATCGATGTCGCCTTCGGCCACGATTGCGTGATGGACCCGTGGTACAGCCTCGGTTCCGGCGACATGCTGGAAGTGGCGCACATGGGGCTGCACGTCGCGCAAATGACGGGGCAAGAGGCGATGCATGCGTGCTTCCTGGCGGTCACCGAGACCCCGGCGCGCATCCTCGGCCTGCAAGGGTATGGCTTGAGGCCGGGCTGCCACGCCGACCTGGTAATACTCGACGCCGGCAGCACGGCCGAAGCGATCCGCCTGCGCGCGGCGCGCCGGCTGGTGCTGCGCCGCGGGCAAGTGGTCAGCGAGGCGCCGCGCGGCACCGCCCGGCTGGCGCTGCCGGGCCGGCCGGGCCATGTCGATTTCCGGCTGCGGCGCTGA
- a CDS encoding phasin family protein produces MFPLPEQFSSVAKSQLEAQFKILDTLTSKAFDSAEKIIALNISAGKAALETGSAAARQLLDTKDPRDFFSVSANQAKPHIDSVLAYSRELFGIASGTQAHLLQSAKSRADAAAPVAIPAPAPKPVPTAAAPAAAPVAAAPKVVAAPAPAAVAPVAAPAASTPLEAAKPAAPVKAVAAPVEVKARPVPKTVATVEAQPAVKARPAPAPAAVKTAVAPARPAVAAVKPPVARSAPPAPAPKPAAKPAVAAKPAQSKPASAAAREPKQLDMLTVKPATKPLPKK; encoded by the coding sequence ATGTTTCCGCTTCCCGAACAATTTTCAAGCGTCGCCAAATCCCAGCTGGAAGCGCAGTTCAAGATCCTCGACACGCTGACCAGCAAAGCCTTCGACAGCGCCGAAAAAATCATCGCCCTGAACATCAGCGCCGGCAAGGCCGCACTGGAAACCGGCTCGGCCGCCGCCAGGCAATTGCTCGATACCAAAGACCCGCGCGACTTCTTCAGTGTCAGCGCCAACCAGGCCAAGCCGCATATCGATAGCGTGCTGGCCTACAGCCGCGAACTGTTCGGCATCGCGTCCGGCACCCAGGCTCACTTGCTGCAATCGGCCAAGTCCCGCGCGGATGCCGCCGCGCCGGTGGCGATTCCAGCGCCGGCGCCGAAACCAGTGCCGACCGCTGCTGCACCTGCCGCCGCGCCGGTTGCCGCAGCCCCCAAGGTGGTCGCGGCCCCTGCGCCAGCAGCGGTAGCGCCAGTCGCCGCACCGGCTGCATCCACACCGCTGGAAGCCGCCAAGCCTGCGGCGCCGGTCAAGGCGGTGGCCGCGCCGGTCGAGGTCAAGGCCAGGCCGGTGCCGAAAACCGTCGCCACAGTTGAAGCCCAGCCTGCAGTCAAGGCCAGGCCGGCACCAGCGCCGGCAGCGGTCAAGACCGCCGTAGCGCCAGCCAGGCCGGCAGTGGCCGCGGTCAAGCCGCCGGTCGCCAGATCGGCACCCCCGGCGCCGGCGCCGAAGCCCGCGGCCAAACCAGCGGTCGCCGCCAAGCCGGCGCAATCGAAGCCGGCGTCGGCAGCGGCGCGCGAACCGAAACAGCTGGATATGCTGACAGTCAAGCCGGCGACCAAACCATTGCCTAAAAAATAA
- a CDS encoding DUF1109 domain-containing protein, whose amino-acid sequence MKTEELIDFLAAGSETAVPHGVFKWLAKALAAGAVGALLVMLLGWGPRPDLASAFATAPFLWRMAFMLSVIAIAYFLTSRLARPGLSSRHEWLLVAAPFIVAWLIAAQVLLAAPERHALLFGATWKSCSLNIAAISIPVWLALMWSIRGLATTRFRITGFVAGFLAGAIAALVYCFTCDEMSVPFWSLWFFIGMLLPAIAGALCSRWILRW is encoded by the coding sequence ATGAAGACCGAAGAACTGATTGATTTTTTAGCGGCCGGCAGCGAGACGGCAGTACCGCACGGCGTTTTTAAATGGCTGGCCAAGGCGCTGGCCGCGGGCGCCGTGGGCGCGCTGCTGGTGATGCTGCTGGGCTGGGGACCGCGTCCCGACCTGGCGTCGGCATTCGCCACCGCGCCGTTCCTGTGGCGCATGGCGTTCATGCTGTCGGTGATCGCCATCGCGTATTTCTTGACGTCGCGGCTGGCCCGGCCCGGCCTGTCGTCGCGCCATGAATGGCTGCTGGTGGCGGCGCCGTTCATCGTGGCGTGGCTGATCGCGGCGCAAGTGCTGCTGGCGGCGCCTGAGCGGCACGCGCTGCTGTTTGGCGCAACCTGGAAAAGCTGCTCGCTCAATATCGCCGCGATTTCGATCCCCGTCTGGCTGGCCCTGATGTGGAGCATCCGCGGCCTGGCGACGACGCGCTTTCGCATCACCGGTTTCGTCGCCGGTTTTCTGGCCGGCGCGATTGCCGCGCTGGTGTATTGCTTTACCTGCGACGAAATGAGCGTGCCATTCTGGTCGCTATGGTTCTTTATCGGCATGCTGCTGCCCGCCATCGCGGGTGCGCTCTGTTCACGCTGGATATTGCGCTGGTGA
- a CDS encoding GNAT family N-acetyltransferase produces MKEIEIRPAQEADFEAMWGIFQQLVANGDTYTFGPDTSKERCHAYWFGPGVQSFVAVMGSERLLGMYKLIPNQAELGNHVANASFMVDPAAQGVGVGKLLGVHCMEQARQSGYLAMQFNFVVSTNIGAVMLWKKLGFTIIGTLPMAFRHAQLGYVDAYVMYQLLSDPSHWPG; encoded by the coding sequence TTGAAAGAAATCGAAATCCGTCCTGCCCAGGAAGCCGACTTTGAGGCGATGTGGGGTATCTTCCAGCAACTGGTGGCCAATGGCGACACCTACACCTTCGGCCCGGATACCAGCAAGGAGCGATGCCACGCCTACTGGTTCGGTCCCGGCGTGCAGAGTTTTGTCGCCGTGATGGGCAGCGAGCGATTGCTCGGCATGTACAAGCTGATCCCGAACCAGGCCGAGCTCGGCAACCATGTCGCCAACGCGTCGTTCATGGTCGATCCGGCCGCGCAAGGCGTCGGCGTCGGCAAGCTGCTGGGCGTGCACTGCATGGAACAGGCGCGCCAGTCAGGTTATCTGGCGATGCAATTCAACTTCGTGGTCAGCACCAATATCGGCGCGGTGATGTTATGGAAAAAGCTGGGTTTTACCATCATCGGCACCTTGCCGATGGCGTTCCGCCACGCGCAGCTGGGCTACGTCGACGCGTATGTGATGTACCAGTTGCTGAGCGACCCGAGCCACTGGCCGGGCTAG